One segment of Streptomyces sp. NBC_01463 DNA contains the following:
- a CDS encoding sugar ABC transporter substrate-binding protein: MTRTVRTFRSAGIAATLVTALALTGCGGGDSGQAKADSKQTLTVWAMGEEGNRIQTVSKEFTKEHPNVTIKVTPVGWDVAHQKLLSAAAAGTLPDMAQMGSTMMGEFIELGSLEPVDTKVFDKNDFFPATWNGNVVDGTAYGVPWYADTRALYYRTDLAEKAGIHKAPATWKDMRALASAYQHKAGTQWGLSLQPGGAGAWQGWAPFLFSAGGSLLGKDGKPALDSPESVEALTEFSRYFDGGLAKKNFVPGQDVVKDFAADRMPMFVSGPWIVQNLAEQPQLKGKWKVAPVPAGKSSTSWVGGASLVTFKDSGHKAAAQEFTKFLTTPQMQARWYETSKSLPVNKAAWDLPALKNGGESLAVFEKSLATAKDIPPMSKWEEFAAQMDSALEKVSAGTDPAEAAAKLQKDTEGLVD, encoded by the coding sequence ATGACCCGCACCGTCAGGACTTTCAGGTCCGCCGGCATCGCTGCCACCCTGGTGACGGCCCTCGCGCTCACCGGCTGCGGAGGCGGTGATTCCGGTCAGGCGAAGGCCGACTCCAAGCAGACCCTCACCGTGTGGGCCATGGGTGAGGAGGGGAACCGGATCCAGACGGTGAGCAAGGAGTTCACCAAGGAGCACCCCAACGTCACCATCAAGGTGACACCGGTCGGCTGGGACGTCGCCCACCAGAAGCTGCTGTCCGCCGCGGCGGCCGGGACGCTGCCGGACATGGCCCAGATGGGCTCCACGATGATGGGCGAGTTCATCGAACTCGGCTCCCTGGAACCGGTGGACACCAAGGTCTTCGACAAGAACGACTTCTTCCCCGCCACCTGGAACGGGAACGTCGTGGACGGCACCGCCTACGGCGTCCCCTGGTACGCCGACACCCGGGCCCTCTACTACCGCACCGACCTCGCCGAGAAGGCGGGCATCCACAAGGCGCCGGCCACCTGGAAGGACATGCGCGCCCTCGCCTCCGCGTACCAGCACAAGGCCGGGACGCAGTGGGGGCTCTCGCTCCAGCCCGGCGGGGCCGGGGCCTGGCAGGGCTGGGCGCCCTTCCTCTTCTCCGCCGGCGGTTCGCTGCTCGGCAAGGACGGCAAGCCCGCCCTGGACTCCCCCGAGTCGGTGGAGGCCCTGACCGAGTTCAGCCGCTACTTCGACGGTGGGCTCGCCAAGAAGAACTTCGTGCCCGGCCAGGACGTGGTGAAGGACTTCGCCGCGGACCGGATGCCGATGTTCGTGTCCGGGCCCTGGATCGTCCAGAACCTCGCCGAGCAGCCCCAACTGAAGGGCAAGTGGAAGGTCGCGCCGGTACCGGCCGGCAAGAGCTCCACGTCCTGGGTGGGCGGCGCCTCGCTGGTGACCTTCAAGGACAGCGGACACAAGGCGGCGGCCCAGGAGTTCACCAAGTTCCTGACCACGCCGCAGATGCAGGCCCGCTGGTACGAGACCTCCAAGTCGCTGCCGGTCAACAAGGCCGCCTGGGACCTGCCCGCGCTCAAGAACGGCGGCGAGTCCCTCGCCGTCTTCGAGAAGTCGCTCGCCACCGCGAAGGACATCCCGCCGATGTCGAAGTGGGAGGAGTTCGCCGCGCAGATGGACAGCGCGCTGGAGAAGGTATCGGCCGGGACCGACCCCGCCGAGGCGGCCGCGAAGCTCCAGAAGGACACCGAGGGACTGGTGGACTGA